Proteins encoded within one genomic window of Humulus lupulus chromosome 1, drHumLupu1.1, whole genome shotgun sequence:
- the LOC133812780 gene encoding thaumatin-like protein 1, with product MASLQVLLFFLIFPFFHLLQDVNSATFRIVNDCSYTVWPGILSSAGTAPLSTTGFALQPGESNSLDVPTSWSGRLWGRTLCATDPTGKFSCVTGDCGSSTVECSGAGALPPATLAEFTLNGAGGLDFYDVSLVDGYNLAMVVAPEGEGAGGNCTTTGCMVDLNPGCPSELKVSSSASAGGEESVACKSACEAFGEPQFCCSGAYATPDTCKPSSYSLFFKNACPKAYSYAYDDGTSTFTCASANYVITFCPSPSTSVKSSNGNYPEAVEVSAGYPKTTSYLVGFGVTTVWAAIWRFGSYFDRRLN from the exons ATGGCTTCTCTTCAAGTTCTTCTCTTCTTCCTAATCTTTCCCTTTTTCCATTTACTTCAAG ATGTCAATTCAGCCACATTTAGAATCGTAAACGATTGCAGCTACACAGTTTGGCCAGGCATTTTATCGAGCGCTGGGACTGCACCACTTTCCACGACCGGTTTCGCTCTGCAGCCCGGCGAATCCAACTCCCTCGATGTGCCCACGTCGTGGTCCGGCCGACTCTGGGGAAGGACCCTCTGCGCCACCGACCCCACCGGGAAATTCTCTTGCGTGACCGGCGACTGCGGCTCATCCACCGTGGAATGCAGCGGCGCGGGAGCTCTGCCTCCAGCGACTCTAGCAGAGTTCACCCTCAACGGCGCCGGGGGACTAGATTTCTACGATGTGAGTTTGGTGGACGGTTACAACCTGGCGATGGTAGTGGCGCCGGAGGGGGAAGGCGCCGGAGGGAACTGTACGACGACGGGGTGTATGGTGGACTTGAATCCCGGGTGTCCGTCGGAGCTGAAGGTGTCGTCGTCGGCGTCGGCGGGTGGCGAGGAGAGCGTGGCGTGTAAGAGCGCATGCGAGGCGTTTGGGGAGCCGCAGTTCTGCTGCAGTGGGGCGTATGCGACTCCGGACACTTGTAAGCCGAGCTCATATTCTCTCTTCTTCAAAAATGCGTGCCCTAAAGCTTACAGCTACGCCTATGACGATGGAACCAGCACATTCACCTGCGCTTCCGCCAATTACGTCATCACTTTCTGCCCTTCCCCCTCGACAag TGTGAAGTCTTCGAACGGGAATTATCCCGAGGCGGTGGAGGTGTCGGCCGGGTATCCCAAAACGACATCGTATCTCGTTGGATTTGGTGTCACTACCGTTTGGGCGGCTATTTGGCGGTTCGGCAGCTATTTTGACCGGCGGTTAAATTGA